One Myxococcota bacterium DNA segment encodes these proteins:
- a CDS encoding SDR family oxidoreductase: MKDILGYAGTRCVVVGAASGMGDACARTLVDMGAEVIALDIAPITAPVKQSIEVDLADPASIEAAVAKIDGEIPKLFVCAGVPGPPRWDAQQTMVVNFVGVRAITEALLPQVPRGGAVALISSVAGIGYAKQLEKLNELCATPDFAAAKAWCEANPDVATGYLGSKQALIVYTKRRASELVAREVRMNCLLPAPTDTQMLPTFHGQAGGQENLEKFFHAPIGRNASPEEMAEPLILLNSDAARFLSGHDLQVDYGYCGEVDVGIRPGLL, translated from the coding sequence GTGAAGGACATCCTCGGCTACGCCGGGACCCGCTGTGTCGTCGTGGGCGCGGCGTCCGGTATGGGCGACGCCTGTGCGCGTACGCTGGTGGACATGGGGGCCGAGGTGATCGCCCTCGACATCGCGCCGATCACGGCCCCGGTAAAGCAATCGATCGAGGTCGATCTCGCGGATCCGGCGTCGATCGAAGCCGCGGTAGCGAAGATCGACGGCGAGATTCCAAAGCTCTTCGTGTGCGCCGGTGTCCCCGGGCCGCCGCGCTGGGACGCCCAGCAGACGATGGTCGTCAACTTCGTCGGCGTCCGAGCGATCACCGAAGCGCTCCTTCCTCAGGTGCCGCGCGGTGGTGCCGTCGCGTTGATCTCTTCGGTGGCCGGGATCGGCTACGCGAAGCAGCTCGAGAAGCTGAACGAGCTCTGCGCGACGCCGGACTTCGCCGCAGCGAAGGCCTGGTGCGAGGCCAACCCCGACGTGGCCACCGGGTATCTGGGATCGAAGCAGGCGCTGATCGTCTACACGAAGCGGCGCGCGTCGGAGCTCGTCGCCCGCGAAGTACGGATGAACTGTCTACTTCCGGCGCCGACCGACACCCAGATGCTCCCGACCTTCCACGGCCAGGCGGGCGGACAAGAGAACCTGGAGAAGTTCTTCCACGCGCCGATCGGCCGGAACGCGTCGCCCGAGGAGATGGCCGAGCCCCTGATCCTCTTGAACAGCGACGCGGCCCGGTTCTTGAGCGGCCACGATCTTCAGGTCGACTACGGCTACTGCGGCGAGGTCGACGTCGGCATCCGCCCGGGCCTGCTCTGA
- a CDS encoding DUF4197 domain-containing protein produces MSRIRRLVHRGRIGMAVALAGLATGCAELGIDPALVEELLQIRGAGLSESQIASGLKEALKVGTERTVTRTARQGGFLDNPLVRIVLPDELAEIADRLRSIHLGGPADELEVAMNRAAERASAEAKTIFWDAVTSMTIQDAVRILNGPDDAATVYFRSRTEDALRSRFSPVVSAAMEQVGLYRAYDELVTRSRVLSLFADPTVELNRYVTDEALDGLFTILREEEQRIRRDPAARTTELLRQVFGGLGG; encoded by the coding sequence TTGTCGCGCATTCGACGTCTCGTACACCGTGGTCGCATCGGCATGGCCGTCGCGCTCGCCGGGTTGGCCACCGGCTGCGCCGAGCTGGGTATCGACCCCGCGCTCGTCGAAGAGCTGTTGCAGATCCGCGGGGCCGGACTCTCCGAGTCCCAGATCGCGTCGGGCCTGAAGGAGGCGCTGAAGGTCGGCACCGAGCGGACCGTGACGCGCACCGCGCGCCAGGGGGGCTTCCTCGACAACCCCCTGGTGCGGATCGTCTTGCCCGATGAACTCGCCGAGATCGCCGATCGGCTGCGGTCGATCCATCTGGGTGGCCCCGCCGACGAACTCGAAGTGGCGATGAACCGCGCCGCGGAGCGGGCCTCGGCGGAGGCGAAGACGATCTTCTGGGACGCCGTGACGAGCATGACCATCCAGGACGCCGTGCGGATCCTGAACGGTCCGGACGACGCGGCGACCGTCTACTTCCGCTCCCGCACCGAGGACGCGCTGCGTTCGCGCTTCTCGCCCGTGGTATCCGCAGCCATGGAGCAGGTCGGGCTCTATCGTGCCTACGACGAACTCGTGACGCGCAGCCGGGTGCTATCGCTCTTCGCGGATCCCACAGTCGAGCTCAACCGGTACGTGACCGACGAAGCCCTCGACGGACTGTTCACGATCCTCCGCGAGGAGGAGCAGCGCATCCGCCGCGACCCGGCCGCACGCACCACCGAGCTGCTCCGCCAGGTCTTCGGCGGGCTCGGGGGCTAG
- a CDS encoding HIT family protein, protein MPSVFTQIIEGKLPGRFVWKDDQAVAFLTINPVKPGHTLVVTRQEVDHWIDLPPALAAHVMTVCHGVGRAIQQAFQPTRVGQAIVGIEVPHVHVHLVPIDAIGDLDFSRADANPKPGDLDAAAEKIRAALRDLGYAEVSA, encoded by the coding sequence ATGCCGAGCGTCTTCACCCAGATCATCGAGGGCAAGCTGCCGGGCCGTTTCGTCTGGAAGGACGACCAGGCGGTGGCGTTCCTGACGATCAACCCGGTGAAGCCGGGACACACCCTGGTCGTGACCCGCCAGGAGGTCGATCACTGGATCGATCTGCCGCCCGCGCTCGCGGCCCACGTCATGACCGTGTGTCACGGCGTCGGACGCGCAATCCAGCAGGCCTTCCAGCCGACGCGGGTGGGCCAGGCGATCGTCGGGATCGAGGTGCCGCACGTCCACGTGCATCTGGTCCCGATCGATGCCATCGGCGATCTCGACTTCTCGAGGGCGGATGCCAACCCCAAGCCCGGGGACCTCGACGCCGCGGCCGAGAAGATCCGCGCGGCCCTGCGCGACCTGGGCTACGCCGAGGTGTCCGCCTAG
- a CDS encoding DUF5666 domain-containing protein, with product MTSQGLAVFLLWLVFFASSSPAAAQLPCVEFAQRGGDDGIGGTGRSSGVDGEDGLGGTGRDPGDGIGGTGIYGAITGFGSICVNGLRIHYDEEVPVERDGVPGTLRDLAVGRVVWALADVREGELWATSLSVESALRGPIEALAPQGRRFRVAGVEVRVPEGVPSPGAALAAGQSVEVSGFWRDAGTLVASRVERAPAGPALQRPRFDGPARVRGLGWVSLEGHVTPLRPETARADVARGVQGLALERAPAPDGTRVWVEVRPVAGSWRPERVRERVERPPATRRPSPDRTRPTTPDRAPEPVPAPDLERPERVERPERPLPPERPPTLDRIEPIDRQVKPATDVLR from the coding sequence ATGACGTCACAAGGGCTCGCGGTTTTCCTGCTGTGGCTCGTCTTCTTCGCGTCGTCGTCCCCCGCCGCGGCCCAGCTCCCCTGCGTCGAGTTCGCCCAGCGCGGCGGCGACGACGGCATCGGCGGCACCGGTCGGTCGAGCGGCGTCGACGGCGAAGACGGGTTGGGCGGAACCGGGCGCGATCCCGGAGATGGCATCGGTGGAACGGGCATCTACGGCGCGATCACCGGCTTCGGCAGCATCTGCGTGAACGGGCTGCGCATCCACTACGACGAGGAAGTCCCGGTCGAGCGGGACGGGGTGCCCGGTACGCTGCGCGACCTCGCCGTCGGCCGGGTCGTCTGGGCATTGGCCGACGTGCGTGAAGGCGAGCTCTGGGCGACCTCCCTCTCGGTCGAGAGCGCTCTGCGCGGACCGATCGAAGCCCTCGCGCCCCAAGGCCGCCGCTTCCGAGTGGCCGGTGTCGAGGTGCGGGTGCCCGAAGGGGTTCCGTCCCCGGGCGCCGCGCTCGCCGCCGGACAGAGCGTCGAGGTGAGTGGCTTCTGGCGCGACGCGGGAACCCTCGTCGCGTCACGGGTCGAGCGCGCGCCCGCCGGCCCAGCGCTGCAGCGACCCCGCTTCGACGGGCCGGCTCGGGTCCGCGGTCTCGGCTGGGTGTCGCTCGAGGGGCACGTGACACCGCTACGCCCCGAGACCGCCCGCGCGGACGTGGCGCGCGGCGTTCAGGGTCTCGCCCTCGAACGCGCGCCCGCCCCGGATGGCACACGCGTCTGGGTCGAGGTGCGTCCGGTCGCTGGCAGCTGGCGCCCCGAACGCGTGCGGGAACGCGTGGAGCGTCCGCCCGCCACGCGCCGTCCCAGCCCGGACCGGACGCGCCCCACCACGCCGGACCGCGCGCCCGAACCCGTGCCCGCGCCCGACCTCGAACGCCCGGAACGGGTCGAGCGCCCGGAACGACCGCTCCCGCCCGAGCGACCGCCGACCCTCGACCGCATCGAACCGATCGACAGACAAGTGAAACCGGCGACCGACGTGCTGCGATAG